The genomic window CCGCGCTGGCGCGGTCGATCACCTCGGGCGGTCGCACCGGGATGCGGGTCAGCGTCCCCACCGCCAACCGCCAGCCGTCGCGCAGCCTCATCCCAGGTCCTCCAGGAGGGCCACGTCCCGCAGGAGGGCGATCGCACTGTGCAACAACGGCACTGCGGCCACGGCACCGGAGCCCTCACCGAGCCGCATGTCGAGCTCCAGCAGCGGGGAGAGCCCCAGGGCCTCCAGGGCGAGGGTCTGGGCGGGCTCGGGGGAGCGGTGCCCGGCCACGAACCACGCGGCAGAGCCAGGCGCCAACCGGTCGGCCAGCAGGCCGCAGGTGACGCCCATCAGGCCGTCGAGCAGCGCCGGGACGCCGGAGCGGGCCGCTGTGAGCAGGAAAGCGCTCGCGGCGACGAGGTCGGCGCTGCCCAGCGCGGTCAGGGCCTCGACAGGGTCGGCCGACCGCGCCCCGACGCGAGCCAGCGCCTGGTCGACCAGCTCGGTCTTGTGGGCCAGCGCCGCGTCGTCGACCCCGGTGCCACGACCCACGACTGCTGCGGCCGGAAGCCCGAGGACGGCTCCCACCAGGGCGGCCGCCGCGGTGGTGTTGCCGATGCCCATGTCACCGCTGATCAGCAGGTCAGCCCCGGCCTCGATCTCCTCGAGCGCAACGGTCTCCCCGGCGCGATAGGAGGCCTGGAACTCCTCCTCGGTCAGGGCGTCCGTCAGGTGGATCGGTGCGCTGCCGCGCCGGACCTTGAACTGCTGCAGGCGATCCCGCGCGTCGGCGCCGAGCTCGGCGAACTCGTCAGCGCAGGCCAGGTCCAGCACGCGGACGTGCACCCCGGCGGTCCTGGCCAGGGCGCTGACCCCTGCCC from Ornithinimicrobium cryptoxanthini includes these protein-coding regions:
- the cobT gene encoding nicotinate-nucleotide--dimethylbenzimidazole phosphoribosyltransferase, with amino-acid sequence MTGITAPSATVHEQATRRLAALATPPGALGRLGEIAVWISAAQGTMPPRPLTNVRLVIFAGDHGVARHGVSAFPPEITGAMVRVLLGGRAGVSALARTAGVHVRVLDLACADEFAELGADARDRLQQFKVRRGSAPIHLTDALTEEEFQASYRAGETVALEEIEAGADLLISGDMGIGNTTAAAALVGAVLGLPAAAVVGRGTGVDDAALAHKTELVDQALARVGARSADPVEALTALGSADLVAASAFLLTAARSGVPALLDGLMGVTCGLLADRLAPGSAAWFVAGHRSPEPAQTLALEALGLSPLLELDMRLGEGSGAVAAVPLLHSAIALLRDVALLEDLG